The Temnothorax longispinosus isolate EJ_2023e chromosome 7, Tlon_JGU_v1, whole genome shotgun sequence genome contains a region encoding:
- the LOC139815606 gene encoding uncharacterized protein isoform X3, giving the protein MPNIPSTPRTMGNIPNGPSYQQGFMPSLDDERRITDIVRNRNPMSPTSNPFGTNNAKFDNYDLSNWKPAFGQRMHSDPKYSRPNFGGPSFQNPFTGINHLNFGSNLDNDLHSVKALTVHNGPFEVFSRPIYVYDEASKNRSPMDFGFWNNYDTTKHRTTNHLDQHRHQEFLNNVYKSQGITTRPKQNELLTGNYDFRKVSSRPTISNSYDFEANRARISNGGFKDSSDLWNPGLTTMFRNFGTRITEKSRSCYRRLLSGKKSLDLHVRRVIECERLEDCHRACDYEKRFTCEGFNYRRVGHGARGMCEMTSVPYSRMDFHRDFVSDPQCDYYEKDPNCAVNTPETRPSWWNQPSRPGQSYGPPYSPNERPDTRPYAPNRRPLNEVPRPLDYDRRPLKEVPRPLDYDRRPSNEIPRPLDYAPRPAEYDRRPPPVYGYPNRGLYDDMFGRRNYPDDSIRGGHPATRPEDRFVYSVQFPSRRPTDDDFYNRNVPRARYPNRRIDQDIGTNEIGPYLPDHRKDPTRDWGSYGVYGGSYGYDTNCVGKFDIPKYPKSPSKPPYENDQFYGEFYNYGGAFGYGDNYMPANQDSLYGGTGRTEECSVRAGAGFRLSRGVVRKTYLTSNLDQCESLCINEKSYVCLSFSYRYNVAPTDPTDNCLLSDVSYKDLNFYIDLEPDRDYDIYAIVTNSRTCTKREPSSHPPDECFWRVRSGFGMPTDVVRKSLIVDNLGECQAECMTTQDFMCRSFTFKYGLEQGQSDALTNCYISDWPSQDINPAHMPDMDGAELYERGSFGRGCEPYAVPFFNMGRFNGKQSSQGDEVCYSGYNKPCKLTPHAVLLATYVNSEQDCRQKCSKMRETDSIPCMSYSYKLTTHGTEENCLLSDVPTRDLRPGLDYTYDDDHVLYAWKDLDPYCMIIGYSLDDDHVFGGLSPMKPLLPDHSRPDFSPGRYPSTRPDDMYPESRPFFTKPGGYGVRPFDPDRPDPYLPGGYGYGSSYGDKFEYGIRPGGSFHPADEYSTFRYYTVNGYPCKRGTKCEKNKLAGFWSCETEGGGFDSWDYCCAPTHHCGFSQGYHYQWCYVGLSEDQWRPCSEKYFPYLPSPRPIRPTIGGEDRYDRPERPDRPYDPGYYGRHWPITYLHREPPPNCTDSLASADNSGNRRSNETTISTTIKTPSSTTAVKNGENGTANASKVRRRRLRVRTANDTRNDRNAIFSRKIGARIIANTTRIRENQMSRDRAGKIERVSRPTNTEPPHAAHTVASFVTTNHVDDAQLEGAKNSDGMIKVPLIAPNNSLPVAGA; this is encoded by the exons ATGCCAAATATCCCGTCAACTCCAAG AACCATGGGGAATATACCTAACGGCCCTTCATATCAACAAGGATTTATGCCTTCTCTCGACGACGAGCGCCGGATCACCGATATCGTGAGAAACAGAAATCCGATGTCACCCACCAGCAATCCTTTCGGAACCAATAACGCGAAATTCGATAACTATGATCTATCAAATTGGAAGCCAGCCTTCGGTCAAAGAATGCATTCAGATCCGAAATACAGTCGCCCAAATTTCGGCGGACCGTCCTTTCAAAATCCTTTCACCGGTATCAACCATCTGAATTTTGGATCAAACTTAGATAACGATCTTCATTCGGTTAAGGCCCTCACCGTTCATAACGGGCCCTTCGAGGTTTTCTCGAGACCCATCTACGTCTACGATGAAGCCTCCAAAAACAGATCTCCGATGGATTTTGGATTCTGGAATAATTACGATACAACGAAACATCGCACCACGAATCATCTTGATCAGCATCGGCATCAAGAATTTCTCAATAACGTATACAAAAGTCAAGGAATTACCACGAGACCGAAGCAGAACGAGTTACTCACTGGAAATTATGATTTCCGCAAAGTCTCCTCCCGTCCAACTATTAGCAATTCTTACGACTTCGAGGCCAATAGAGCAAGAATCTCGAACGGAGGATTCAAAGATTCTTCCGACCTCTGGAATCCAGGACTGACGACGATGTTTCGCAACTTCGGCACGAGGATCACCGAAAAATCGAGAT CGTGCTACAGAAGACTGCTGTCCGGTAAGAAAAGCTTGGATTTGCACGTCAGACGTGTCATTGAGTGCGAAAGGCTCGAGGACTGTCATCGCGCTTGCGACTATGAGAAGCGTTTCACTTGCGAGGGCTTCAATTACAG GCGCGTTGGACATGGAGCGAGAGGAATGTGCGAGATGACATCGGTACCTTATTCTCGTATGGATTTCCATCGGGACTTCGTATCGGATCCTCAATGCGATTATTACGAGAAGGATCCGAATTGCGCGGTAAACACGCCTGAGACGCGACCGTCCTGGTGGAACCAACCGTCCAGACCTGGTCAATCCTATGGTCCACCTTACTCTCCCAACGAAAGGCCAGATACAAG ACCTTACGCTCCGAATCGACGACCCTTAAACGAAGTGCCACGGCCTCTGGATTACGATCGACGACCCTTGAAGGAAGTTCCGCGACCGTTGGATTACGATCGGCGTCCTTCGAACGAGATCCCACGGCCTTTGGATTATGCTCCCAGACCCGCGGAATATGATCGACGACCACCGCCTGTCTACGGGTATCCTAATCGCGGACTGTACGACGACATGTTTGGTCGAAGAAATTATCCCGATGATTCAATACGGGGTGGACACCCAGCGACGAGACCGGAAGATCGATTTGTCTATAGTGTTCAATTTCCATCTAGACGACCCACCGACGATGATTTTTATAACAGGAACGTACCAAGGGCGCGATATCCGAATAGAAGGATCGATCAAGACATAG GCACGAACGAAATCGGCCCGTATTTGCCGGATCATCGAAAGGATCCGACTCGAGATTGGGGTTCTTACGGCGTTTACGGCGGCTCTTACGGTTACGACACGAATTGCGTGGGAAAGTTTGACATACCGAAGTATCCGAAATCGCCGTCTAAACCACCCTACGAGAACGATCAATTCTACGGcgagttttataattatggcGGCGCATTCGGATACGGCGATAATTATATGCCGGCTAATCAGGATTCGCTTTACGGTGGAACCGGAAGGACCGAGGAATGCTCTGTCCGAGCCGGTGCGGGATTCAGGCTTAGCCGAGGAGTCGTTCGGAAGACGTATCTGACGTCAAATCTGGACCAGTGCGAGAGTCTGTGTATTAATGAGAAAAGCTACGTCTGCCTGAGTTTTAGCTAcag ATACAATGTAGCACCCACGGACCCTACGGACAATTGTCTTCTTAGCGACGTTTCATACAAAGATCTGAACTTTTACATTGACCTCGAGCCGGATCGTGATTACGATATTTACGCCATAGTCACCAACTCGAGAACATGCACGAAGAGAGAACCGAGTTCGCATCCTCCAGATG aaTGTTTTTGGAGAGTCAGAAGCGGATTCGGAATGCCCACGGACGTCGTTAGAAAATCGCTAATAGTCGACAATCTAGGAGAGTGTCAGGCAGAATGCATGACAACGCAAGACTTTATGTGTAGAAGTTTCACGTTCAA atacgGGCTGGAACAAGGACAATCGGATGCTTTAACTAACTGTTATATAAGCGACTGGCCGTCGCAAGATATTAACCCTGCCCATATGCCGGATATGGATGGCGCGGAATTATACGAAAGAGGCAGTTTCGGCAGAGGATGCGAGCCTTACGCTGTACCGTTTTTTAATATGGGACGGTTCAATGGCAAGCAATCTTCGCAAGGAGATGAAG TATGTTATTCTGGATATAACAAGCCGTGCAAATTGACACCTCATGCTGTTCTCTTGGCAACGTATGTGAATTCTGAACAAGATTGTCGACAAAAATGCTCGAAAATGAGAGAAACCGATTCCATTCCTTGCATGTCCTACAGTTACAA ACTCACTACGCATGGCACAGAAGAGAACTGTTTACTCAGTGACGTACCTACAAGGGATTTGCGACCGGGTCTGGACTATACCTACGACGATGATCACGTTCTTTACGCATGGAAGGACCTCGATCCTTACTGCATGATTATTGGTTATTCGCTCGATGACGATCATGTGTTTGGTGGACTAAGTCCAATGAAGCCCCTGCTTCCGGATCATTCGCGACCCGATTTTAGTCCTGGCAGATACCCGAGTACGAGACCCGATGATATGTATCCCGAATCAAGGCCTTTCTTTACGAAACCGGGCGGTTATGGCGTGAGACCGTTCGATCCCGATAGGCCCGATCCATATCTTCCCGGCGGTTACGGATATGGCAGCAGTTATGGAGACAAATTCGAATACGGAATTCGTCCCGGTGGATCTTTTCACC CAGCGGATGAATACTCGACTTTCCGTTATTACACGGTAAACGGTTATCCGTGCAAGAGAGGTACGAagtgcgaaaaaaataaacttgctGGATTTTGGTCCTGCGAGACCGAAGGAGGCGGATTCGACAGCTGGGACTATTGTTGCGCGCCGACTCATCATTGCGGCTTCTCGCAAGGATATCATTATCAATG GTGCTACGTGGGATTGTCGGAGGACCAATGGCGCCCTTGCAGCGAAAAGTACTTCCCCTATCTCCCGAGTCCGCGACCGATCCGGCCAACGATCGGTGGTGAGGATCGCTACGATCGTCCCGAGCGTCCCGATCGTCCATACGATCCCGGTTACTACGGCAGACACTGGCCGATCACGTATCTGCATCGAGAACCGCCGCCGAATTGCACGGACTCGCTCGCGTCCGCCGACAATAGTGGGAATCGTCGTTCGAACGAAACTACGATCTCGACTACGATCAAAACGCCGAGCAGCACCACCGCGGTCAAGAACGGTGAAAACGGCACCGCAAACGCGAGCAAAGTGCGCCGGCGACGGTTACGAGTGCGCACGGCCAACGACACGCGGAATGATCGTAACGCGATTTTCTCGCGAAAGATCGGCGCCCGGATCATCGCGAACACGACGCGGATTCGCGAGAATCAAATGAGCCGAGACCGCGCCGGGAAAATCGAGCGGGTTTCAAGACCGACGAACACCGAGCCGCCGCATGCCGCGCATACCGTTGCTTCGTTCGTGACGACGAACCACGTCGACGACGCGCAACTTGAAGGCGCGAAAAATAGCGACGGAATGATCAAAGTACCTCTGATCGCGCCAAATAATTCACTGCCAGTGGCGGGAGCTTAG